The genomic segment ATTGGATCGAAACCTATAAATAGAGAGGTGAGCAACAGTCTCAAGCTCTCTcaactttcaaaattaaatatttctcTCAAGCTATCAAGAGACAAAATGATGAAGATTTTTAGAAGCACAAAATTAAGAGTTTATATCATATCATCAAGGTTTTTTTGTGCGAAGAGTTTTCATTTTGAAATACCTGTAATCTGGCAGTACCGATCAAGTTTTGTTAAGTCTGTGAGATACTGGAAGTTTCAGTTAAGCAGTGTTAATACATAATGAATCAGATTACTACAAAATATTGTaatttttaaagtattttagtgaaaatcTTAACTGAGGAAGAAACTAGAGACATATGATTTATTCAAGTATCCAAACATCACAAATTTGTGCAATTTACATTAAAGTAACCCTATTTTTAGCTTTCATTTCATATCCAAACTAACTATTACTTATGTCATTTGTGTTTCAAACTGAATCATTGAGTTTTTTGTTTCAAGCAGTACCCATCTACTAGCTTAATGATACTCAACTGACGATAATTCCTTTTCAGTGTTACAACCCAAccaaaatatttctcgaattagttaaaattatttattaactcctcgtctaaatcaatctccgatccaatacataaaaaaaaacgCTCATCAGCTAAAAATTGCATCATCCACTAAACTTAACGTCAAAAATGTCTGAATTGAAGAAACTTCAAAATAATTGGAGAAAAATGAACATAATCAagtcaaataaaaaaatcaaaacaattaattggaGCCAACAAATTGAACAACGACAGAACCAAACTTTCTCATACATGACAATGAACAGGTATTGAGATGGATAAGTTGATGGAAAAAATGAAATTGTTTTAAATGATAAAGGATTGGAATTTGACCTGGATTAGAAGAttaatcatatatataaattaacatAATTTGAGGCCACATTTGATTATGGTTGTTTGGCGGAGGCCTTTTATTAATTACGGGACATTTAAGAAAATGAACCTAATcaaccatttttttttaaaaaaaaaaaatggacctccccaaatatatttgaaatacacGGCAAaagttcattttttttttttttggaaaaataatgGTTAACTAGAGTTaaataacaaaatatctctTTTATTTCTCATCTCCTAAAAATCAATTGAAATTAGATAAAATTGAGTCAACTGTAAAATTTATTGTATcaatttgatatttaattaatgaatagatctcttgtgagacggtctcacgaatttttatctgtgagacggatcaaacataccgatattcacaataaaaagtaatattcttagcatagaaagtatggatgacccaaataagagacccgtatcacaaaatacaagctcgtgagaccgtctcacacaagtttttgccttaatcAATAGCCCATATGCCCAATGGTGATCACGGTGCAGTTTGAacgttattttataaaattcaaaCCATATTGGCATGTACAGTTcagtttaaaataaatatgtacAATTGGTTTTTTATGTATAAAAGTAGATGTGTTTTGTGCGATTGCAACTAGTTTTGGGTGTTTATGCGAGTTATTTCAGTAAAGGGATAATATAATAACCAAAAATTACAACGAAAAAATAAGTTACAATACAACCAGAAAataaattgatataaaaatattaaataaacttaaagtctttcatattaaaaaaaactatagtccaaattaaaaattaaaaataatcaagatCTAAACATGTTGTCTCATAATTCGAAGTAATAACACttgcaaaggaaaaaaaaatgctCTAGTGAATAGATAATGgaataatcattttttaaattctttaataactTCATTTacgatatataattttttaatgcataattaattttttattatcattttgAAAATTGAGCAAAACTGTTTCCACTTTGTATTAATAATGTTTGTAAAACTAAACCTAATGAAATTAGGTTTTGTTTATTTGTTGTTATAAGTTAAATATAGAATGAATAATATTGAGCaatatcataaataattaaaagctAATTATTCTAACTATGTGGTGAAGTTTTGTTTGGacattgaaaatatgaaataaacatATATACTATTTTTTCCGTTCCCATAATTACCTTTTAGAACAAAATTAACGATGACTAATTTTGTAACTTCCGGTGCTATATCCTGAACAAGCTGGCTCATTAGACCCGTCTTCAAACAAATCCAATAAAATAGTAACTCAATCAGGTTAATTTTCATAGTAAGACGGGTTGTTACGACATACATGACCTGTTTTGATAGCTCTATGAAATATCGACAATAATCTTAAACTCtattgataccccatggatgggctCGCTACCCTTGGCTCATCcttagcccaaatggaagacaggctCATCAATgacccatgtattctcctataaataccaggtttgagtgtttgATTCAGAGATTCcctatattatttttcagctgCACCCTTAGCTGTTTTCCACTTTTATTCTCATTCtatgacttgagcgtcggaggggctatgcCATGACACCCTCCTGGCCATCTTCTaacagtcttatttgtgatttcaggctcatgGCAATTTCAAAGCCTGCGTCTAGGACTAGTGACATTtactggaatcggaccctaaatttcccgtgagtatcacctATAAAAATATCTAACTCGCAAATCTAATTCGGATCGATCTTTATATAATTTTGGAACTAAATATTCGATCCCGCATGGCTTTACGACGATAATTTGGCTTCATATGCGCATGTTACTATATAAATGTTATGCATGCATAGACTAACTCAATTTTGACAAAACTTCAACCTGCCCCGATCTCTTATTCAACTTCCTCGTCTAACTCATTTCACGCTAtcctttgattttttttcccatggatctttagttaatttattatgataaaatCTAAAAGTCACTAATCAAATCCaaaatttgttttcttttctACATTTGTGAGCAATTAGTCAAATGGATTTTGGCATGCATGCATAATTAGGTAACCTGCCCCCTCCAAAATAATTGCAGCATTGAAGGATTCAAAAATTTTACCAGTCGTCGCGCGATTGACTGAGGCAATTTAAACTGGAATTATATGAAACCCAACACTTACATTTTTTTCAAAGCAAGTTTTGTCTAGCTACAGTTTGAATTCTATAAATAGCTCATCAAAATTCACAAATCATCCATCCAATTAATATTATCCCTTTTTCAAACTTTTTACTCTTATTTTGAGAGAAGAATTCAAAATGGTTTCCTTTTCTTCAGTGATAATGCGTTTTAATATTACCACAATATGTTGGTTAGTCGTCATAGCTGCATTTTCAGCCGGCGGCGTCTCCGCTCAACTGTCAACTGGTTATTACACAAAATCATGTCCGAAGGTGTTCGACGTGGTGGAATCGGTGGTTAAGTCCGCGGTGGCAAAGGAAAGACGCATGGGTGCCTCACTTCTCCGCCTACACTTCCATGATTGCTTTGTCCAAGTATATTTTCTATTCCAagcatatacatacacacatatatatatatatatatatacatacatacggATATGATGCAGCTAAAATAAATGAGTCGAGTAGACTGCACAAGCGAAATCCGACTGATTAGTAATTGGTCCACTTGGCCCGTAAACGAGCTCACCTGGCTGGTAAACGGATCCACGTAGACGATATACAGTTAATTTGCGGGGCGTCACCTGCAGTCACTGAACACTCGTTAAGTGGGCGTCGGGAGGGTTCCCGACGTGGACACTCCGATGCTCAAGTCAGTAAGCAGTCCAAAGAAAATTCAGAGAACTAAAggacttttatgaaaatgagagCCCCTCAAATTGTCAAGAGCTTCatctatttatagatttttaagaGCGTCTGATGGGCTTAATGGGCTTGGGCTTCTGCAAGTATAATCAATGATATGGACCTCAATAGCACTAAGCCCAATCGATTCTATTAATCCAACAAATAATTGGTCTTATAcccatcaatatatatatatatatatatatattcaattcCTAAAATGCTACTAATATCGATAGGGGTGCGATGGATCGGTACTTCTGGATGACACATCTTCTTTCACTGGGGAGAAAACTGCTGTTCCCAATCTTAACTCAGTGAGGGGTTTCAACGTAATTGATGATATCAAGTCCAAGGTCGAGTCTGTGTGTCCTGGGGTCGTCTCATGTGCCGATATTCTCGCTATCGCCGCGAGAGATTCTGTCGTACTGGTGAGTAATTTCATTTTGCCAAACGATATGTGACAGTGTTAATAAGGAAAAAACTTATGCATACACAAACACGTACAGTACTCACTCGTCGATTGACTCGTATGAAATAGATGATGACTACTGCCATGCATGAATATATTTCATGCATGTTCATATCTAATCGTTTGATAAAATCtatgaattttatatcatcCAATCTAGAATTGTCAAATAATAAATGACGACATGTACATACAATATGTATATTAATATCGTTAATTTCGCAGCTCGGAGGACCGAATTGGAACGTTAAAGTCGGAAGAAGGGATTCCTTAACAGCAAGCCTTTCAGCTGCGAACAGCGGTGTGATTCCTCCCCCCACTTCTACTCTTTCCAACCTCGTCAATAGATTCCAAGCTAGGGGTCTCTCAGTAAAGGATATGGTAGTCTTGTCGGGTACGTGCATCGCGTAAATGTACATCCattcgataaaaaaaatatatccaGAAAATTTATAATCCTAGGCTAACTCTATTATATAtagatttatatttataatagaaTTATATATATCAATGACGTATATATTCTGATGTTGTGGATATCaaatttgattatatatatgtttaatttttgATAAGCAGGAGCACACACCATTGGGCAAGCAAGATGTACATCGTTTAGAAACAGGATATACAACGAAACCAACATCGATCCATCCTTTGCAAGAACAAGACAAGCCAATTGCCCTAGTCGGAATGGGGTTGGAGACAACAACTTGGCCCCTCTCGACCTTAAAACACCAACAACATTTGACAACGATTACTACAAACTTCTTCTGGTGAAGAATGGACTCTTGCATTCTGACCAAATACTCTACAACGGTGGATCCACTGATTcgtttgtcgaaacatatagcaAGAACCCTAAAGCTTTTAATGATGATTTTGTTGCAGCAATGATAAGAATGGGTGACATCAGTCCTCTTACTGGAGGATCAAACGGCCAGATAAGGAAGAATTGTAGGagggttaattaattagcaattcGGAATTGATCTTTTATATCGAGAAGAAACTATTTCAAATAATAAAGACTTGCACGACGAGTCATTTTTCATTTCTAAGCGTTGGACCTTTTGGTTATTCAACCTTCACACTTTCATGATGTCGAATTATACTCAAAACATGCTTGTATCTTTGCTGAATTTCCATTTTTCCTTATTCGGGAACTATATATGTGCTCATGTACTTGTGTTCACTTTTAATCCTACATGGAATCTGAATGAAGCCCATTTAATTTGATATAGTATATCTTTTTggactattttttttaaatccacTAACTTATCCAATTTTAGTTATTAACTTTAATTTTTTTGCTATTTTGATCTAATTTTTGACTTGACATCAGATAAGTCATCAATTTCGATGCCATTTTCCCAATGAAATATGGCCGAAATACCAAAAAAATGTTAATGTatagaaatcaaaatttgaaaatttaatgaaTCAAAACCCACAAAACCAAAAGTATTCCATTTTTAAATTATCAGAAATCTCACTTGCGCACGTATATGATAGTTGCCTTAACTCTTAACTGGATTTGGAGGAATCAAAATGATATTCTTTTTGAAAAGATAGGAAATTAAAGGATGGTTATTTAAGTGATTACATAAATTTCTGGTGTTATGAAATATTAGCATTACAGCATTGGGCAGCACAATCATCATACCTTTTGTCTCCTAATTGATTTCTAGTATGCCTTAAACTACCCAGCTCCTTAAATGGCACAAACTAACATGTTTGCAGACACTTTATTTATTACACAGTCAAAGCTCACGATCCCATGCACGTGCAACCACCATTCCTTTATGTACAAACCATTTTCCAGAAATTGAAATCCATGGACATTTTCAATTAGGCAGGCCATTGAGAATATAAATTAAGATGTTATATAT from the Primulina tabacum isolate GXHZ01 chromosome 8, ASM2559414v2, whole genome shotgun sequence genome contains:
- the LOC142553383 gene encoding peroxidase 4-like, giving the protein MVSFSSVIMRFNITTICWLVVIAAFSAGGVSAQLSTGYYTKSCPKVFDVVESVVKSAVAKERRMGASLLRLHFHDCFVQGCDGSVLLDDTSSFTGEKTAVPNLNSVRGFNVIDDIKSKVESVCPGVVSCADILAIAARDSVVLLGGPNWNVKVGRRDSLTASLSAANSGVIPPPTSTLSNLVNRFQARGLSVKDMVVLSGAHTIGQARCTSFRNRIYNETNIDPSFARTRQANCPSRNGVGDNNLAPLDLKTPTTFDNDYYKLLLVKNGLLHSDQILYNGGSTDSFVETYSKNPKAFNDDFVAAMIRMGDISPLTGGSNGQIRKNCRRVN